The Microbacterium sp. W4I20 genome segment AAGGCGGGTCGGTGGAGACCATGCAAGCGGATGTCGGCCCCGGGGTCAAGGGATCGGATGCGTATCGTCCGGAATTGCTCACGGTGTGTTGCGCCTCGACGTCGGTTCGATTGCCCTGAAACGGCGGAAAACAGCGGGTACGCGCGATCATCGGTAGTCGTGCAGATTTTACAGCTCGGTAACACGGCGGGGTGATCCGGATCGTATCTGGGCCGTCGTCAGGGTGTCGAAACGCGGAGGACGGCGCACAGCAGTTCGACCCGCTCGATCAGCGACGAGACCAGGAAGTGCTCGTCCCTGGCGTGCGCGCCGCCACCGCGGGGGCCGAATCCGTCGACCGTGGGGATGCCGCGGCTGCCGAGGAGGTTCGTGTCTCCCGCGCCCGCGGCCGGGCGTCCGGAGACCTGCTGGCCGACGGCTCGCCCCGCCACGGAGATCTGTTCGAGAAGCAGGGCGTCGGCGGGCGACGGCTGCCACGCCGGCCGGGAACTGAGGACGTCGACGGCGAGTCGAGCGCGGGCGCGTATCGGACTCAGTGCGGTCAGCGCCTCGAGCACCTGCCGCTCGGTCGCGGCGTCGGTGAACCGCAGGCCCACCTCGGCCTCGGCATGCGCGGGGACGACATTGGCCCTCGTCCCTCCCGAGATCGTGCCGACGTTGCAGAGGACGGGGCCGGGAAGCGCAGGGTCGGAGGTGATCGCGCGCACCCGCACCAGCTGATCGACGAGCTCCTCGATCGCGGACACGCCATCTTCGGGATCGAGTGCGGCGTGCGCGGCCTTGCCCTCGACCGACAGTCGCACCCGAGTGCTTCCGCGTCGGCCCACCTTCAACGCCCCGTCCGGATGCGGGGACTCGAACCCGATGGCGCCGGCGACACCCTCCGCGCGCTCGAGGAGCAGGGGTGAGGACAGGGGTGAGCCGACCTCCTCGTCGCAGACGAGCACGATCCGCACAGCCCGGCGTTCCGCCGGCGGCAGGTCCTTCGTTCGCCGCAGAGCCTCGAGCATCACGACGATGCCTGCCTTCATGTCGTAGGTGCCGGGCCCGCGGACGACGTCGCCGTCTCTCGACAAGGGCACGTCGCCGTCGAGAGTGCCCACGGGCCAGACGGTGTCGGTGTGCCCGACCAGCAGCAGTGGAGCGCCCGTGCCGGGGAAGTCGGCGACGAGGTCGATGCCGGCAGGGGAGGGGATCCGCTCGACGACGGCTCCGAGTGATTCGAATCGCGCACTCAGGCTCTCGGCGATTCGCGCGCTCGCGGCGGCGTCGTAGCTCGGCGTCTCATGACCCACGAGTTCGGCGACGAGTGCGAGGATGGCCTCTGACTGAGGGTCCGTTCCGGAGGTCGTCGAGGATGTGCTCACATTTACGAACCGTATCTGCCTCTTGATCGTGGTGCAACCCGCCGATAACATCGCTCGCATCACAAAGATTCGTCGATCTTAGGAAACGTATCGTGCCTCATGCTTCGGTGGCTGCCAGCGCCAGCGTCGGATTCAGCTGCCGGGAACTCCGCACCCATGCCGAGTTCATCGAGGCCTCGGCCCTGTACTCCCGGGTGTTCGCCTATTCCGAGAACGAGTTCGCGCTGAATGCGAACCTGCTCACGTCCCTCGCGCGCAACGGCGGGTCCGCGGTCGGCGCCTACTCGTCCGAGGGCGACCTGATCGGATTCGCCTATGGGTTCGCCGGCAGCGACGGACATGGCGCGACGTACCACTTCTCACAGGCCGCCGCGGTGGACCCCGACCATCAGGGGCGCGGGGTCGGCAAAGCACTGAAGCTCGCCCAGCGCGACGTCGCGCTCGGGTGGGGGCAGCGCACGATGCGATGGACCTTCGACCCGATCCTGTCGCGTAACGCCCACTTCAACCTCTCCTCTCTCGGCGCCGTCGGCATCGCGTTCGTGCCCGACTACTACGCACGGCCGGGCACCGACCGGCTCGTCGTCGCCTGGGACCTCACCGATACCTCCGCGACCGCCGCCACCGACGCCGCCATCGAGAGCCCGCCGCCGGTCGAGCGGGCGGACTGGGGGCGGTCTCTGCCGGCAGCCGACGGGGGCAGCTGGATCGTGACCTCTGCTCGCCCGGACGACCTCTCGGCGGCGGAACGCACGACGTTGGCCAGCAAGCTCGGCCAGACGCTGACCGAGGTCTTCCTGCGCGGCGAGGTGCTGATCTCCGCATCGCGGATCGACGAGACGACGGCGGTCTACCGCGCCGTGCCAGGGGAGGGGGCGGCATGACCGCACAGGACCACGAGGATCGCGATCTGATGTCACCCCGCGATCGCTTCGGCGAGCGCATCCGCACGAATCAGTCTGCGGAGAGCATCCAGGCGCACATCATCGAGACCGAGCAGCGCTCGCTCGCGCAGACGTTCGAGGAGCTGAGCAGATCGGCGCAGGTGCCCCAGGCGGCCTCGCTGCTTCTCGGCGCCCGCCGCCGCTACATCGCCGGCGAGGGCAAGGCGGCGGCATACGCGCAGCTGCTCAATGCCGATCTGTCCGCGACGCTCTCGAACGTCTTCCTCGTCGACGGTCATGCCCTGCATCCGCTCACGGTGCTCACCGACGTCCGCGCGTCGGATGTGCTGGTGGCGTTCTCGCTTCGCCGCTACCGGGAGGAGACCGTCCGGTTGGGGCGCCTCTTCCGGGAGGCCGGCGGTCAGCTCGTGGTCATCACTGACAGCGACGACGCGCCTCTCGCTCCGATCGCCACCTCTCTGATCCGCGTGCGCACCGGTTCGGCGTCGTACGCGGATTCACCCACACCGGTCGCCGCGGTCTGCCATCTGCTGAGCGCTCTGACGACCGCGAGCGCGAAAGGTGCCAGGCGACGCCTCGCCGAACGGGACCGGCTGGTCGCGCGCCTCGGCCTCTACGCGCCGGAGCAGAAGCGGACGCGCGCGGATGCGGAGGGCGACGCGTGAGGATCTCCCGCGTCCGGCTGTTCGTGCTGCGGCAGTCGCTGCTGCACAGCTTCGAGACGAGTTCGCACCGGAAGTCCGGGATCGAGCACATCCTGGTCGAGTTGACGGATGCCGACGGCCGGACCGGCTGGGGAGAGATCGCATCCCCCAGCGATCCCTACTTCGGCGCCGAGACGACTGCCACGGCGTGGGAGATCGCGACGCGCTACCTGCTGCCCGCCGTGCTCGGCCGAGAGTTCGATCGGCCCGAGCAGCTGGAGGAGGGGTGGAGCCGCATCCGCGGTCATGAGTTCGCCAAGGCGGGATTCTCGGGAGCCGTCTGGGACCTCTACGCCCGTGCGACGGGAGTGGCCCTGGCCTCGGCGCTCGGAGGCGACCGTGACGAGGTGGTGGCGGGCGTATCTCTCGGGATCGAGCCGTCGATCGATGATCTCCTGCGCCAGGTCGACGTGCAGCGGGCCGCCGGGTATGGGCGGGTGAAGCTGAAGATCGCCCCCGGGTGGGATGTCGAGCCGGTCCACGCGGTGCGCGGGGCGCATCCCGACCTGGACCTCCATGTCGATGCCAACGGTGCCTACTCGGACGACGAGGAGTCCGCCGGGGTGTTCGCGCGCCTCGACCGGGAGGGCCTCACGATGATCGAGCAGCCGTTCGCTCCGCGGGACCTCGTCTCGCACGCCGCGCTGCAGGCCAGGATCGGAACCGACGTCTGCCTCGACGAGTCGATCGTCGCGCTGGGTGACCTGCAGACCATGCTCCGGCTGCGGGCGGGACGAGTGCTCAACATCAAGGTGTCGCGCATGGGCGGGCTCAGCGTCGCGCGGGCGGCGCACGACATCGCCGTCGACGCGGGCATGCCGGTCTGGTGCGGGGGTATGCACGAGTTCGGCATCGGACGGGCGGCGAATGTCGCGATCTCCTCGCTTCCCGGTTTCCTCCTCCCCTCGGACGTCTCCGGATCGGACAAGTACTACGCCTCGGACATCATCGACCCGCCGATCGTGGCGGTGGACGGCCGCGTGCGCGTGCCCCGCTCAACCGGCATCGGACACGAGGTGCTGGTCGAGAGCATCGAGCGCGGTGCGTCGCGCTCCTTCGACTCGGCCGGTGCGAGAGCATCGGAGCAGGAGCCGACCCCGGTGGGCCTCCGGCGCGAATGAACCCAGAGCAGACGATCGAGGAGTGAGTTGAACGGTACGAGGATAGGCGTCATCGACGGGCACAACGATCTCGCCTGGGCGAGCCGATCCGTCCTGGGCTACGGCGTCGACGAACTGTGCGAAGCCGTGCCGGCACTGCACACCGACCTCCCGAGGCTCGCGGCCGGCGGGGTCGCCGGACAATTCTGGTCGGTGTGGGTGGATCCGGTGCTCCAGGATGCGGAGCAGGTGGTCGGCACTCTCGAGCAGATCGACTTCGTGCACCGCCTGGTCGACGCGTACCCCGCCCAGCTGGCGTTCGCGCGCACGGCGGCGGATGCACGGGCGGCGATGGCGGAGGGACGGATCGCCTCCTTCATCGGCATCGAGGGCGGCGACCAGATCGGCGGCTCGCTCGCCGTGCTGCGGCAGTTCGCCCGGCTGGGCGCCCGCTACATGACGTTGACCTGGTCGCGCACGATCGCCTGGGCGGACTCCG includes the following:
- a CDS encoding M20 family metallopeptidase, coding for MSTSSTTSGTDPQSEAILALVAELVGHETPSYDAAASARIAESLSARFESLGAVVERIPSPAGIDLVADFPGTGAPLLLVGHTDTVWPVGTLDGDVPLSRDGDVVRGPGTYDMKAGIVVMLEALRRTKDLPPAERRAVRIVLVCDEEVGSPLSSPLLLERAEGVAGAIGFESPHPDGALKVGRRGSTRVRLSVEGKAAHAALDPEDGVSAIEELVDQLVRVRAITSDPALPGPVLCNVGTISGGTRANVVPAHAEAEVGLRFTDAATERQVLEALTALSPIRARARLAVDVLSSRPAWQPSPADALLLEQISVAGRAVGQQVSGRPAAGAGDTNLLGSRGIPTVDGFGPRGGGAHARDEHFLVSSLIERVELLCAVLRVSTP
- a CDS encoding GNAT family N-acetyltransferase, which codes for MPHASVAASASVGFSCRELRTHAEFIEASALYSRVFAYSENEFALNANLLTSLARNGGSAVGAYSSEGDLIGFAYGFAGSDGHGATYHFSQAAAVDPDHQGRGVGKALKLAQRDVALGWGQRTMRWTFDPILSRNAHFNLSSLGAVGIAFVPDYYARPGTDRLVVAWDLTDTSATAATDAAIESPPPVERADWGRSLPAADGGSWIVTSARPDDLSAAERTTLASKLGQTLTEVFLRGEVLISASRIDETTAVYRAVPGEGAA
- a CDS encoding MurR/RpiR family transcriptional regulator, whose translation is MTAQDHEDRDLMSPRDRFGERIRTNQSAESIQAHIIETEQRSLAQTFEELSRSAQVPQAASLLLGARRRYIAGEGKAAAYAQLLNADLSATLSNVFLVDGHALHPLTVLTDVRASDVLVAFSLRRYREETVRLGRLFREAGGQLVVITDSDDAPLAPIATSLIRVRTGSASYADSPTPVAAVCHLLSALTTASAKGARRRLAERDRLVARLGLYAPEQKRTRADAEGDA
- the menC gene encoding o-succinylbenzoate synthase; this encodes MRISRVRLFVLRQSLLHSFETSSHRKSGIEHILVELTDADGRTGWGEIASPSDPYFGAETTATAWEIATRYLLPAVLGREFDRPEQLEEGWSRIRGHEFAKAGFSGAVWDLYARATGVALASALGGDRDEVVAGVSLGIEPSIDDLLRQVDVQRAAGYGRVKLKIAPGWDVEPVHAVRGAHPDLDLHVDANGAYSDDEESAGVFARLDREGLTMIEQPFAPRDLVSHAALQARIGTDVCLDESIVALGDLQTMLRLRAGRVLNIKVSRMGGLSVARAAHDIAVDAGMPVWCGGMHEFGIGRAANVAISSLPGFLLPSDVSGSDKYYASDIIDPPIVAVDGRVRVPRSTGIGHEVLVESIERGASRSFDSAGARASEQEPTPVGLRRE